In Vigna unguiculata cultivar IT97K-499-35 chromosome 3, ASM411807v1, whole genome shotgun sequence, a single genomic region encodes these proteins:
- the LOC114178289 gene encoding carboxyl-terminal-processing peptidase 1, chloroplastic, which translates to MSGYLCLKLSPPPPPSQPPPSTLSKHHLPLRNTLLGAALSFGLLFSFPSVSALQLPSQPCPHHQPPQETLQTAPEVVTNQGLVEEAWQIVNDTFLDTGRHRWSQDTWQLKREAILSNSIQTRSKAHQIIKRMLSGLGDPYTRFLSPDEFSKMARYDMTGVGINLKEVPDENGNFRLEVLGIILDGPAHSAGVRQGDEILAVNNMEVKGKSAFEVSSLLQGPSGTSVTIQVKHGYCGPVESIEVQRQLVARTPVFYRLEQLDNGVTPVGYIRLKEFNALARKDLVIAMKRLQDMGASYFILDLRDNLGGLVQAGIEIAKLFLNEGDTVIYTVGRDPQLQKTIVSDTSPLIQAPVVVLVNDKTASASEIVASALHDNCRAVLVGKRTYGKGLIQSVFELDDGSGVVITVGKYVTPHHKDINGNGIEPDFQKLPALDDISQHLKKCSMPQQG; encoded by the exons ATGAGTGGCTATCTCTGTCTCAAACTctcgccgccgccgccgccatcgCAACCACCGCCTTCAACTCTCTCCAAACATCATCTTCCCCTCCGCAACACTCTCCTCGGCGCCGCCCTCTCCTTTGGCCTCCTCTTCTCCTTCCCCTCCGTCTCCGCACTGCAACTCCCTTCCCAACCGTGTCCTCACCACCAGCCTCCGCAAGAGACGCTCCAAACCGCTCCCGAGGTTGTCACTAACCAGGGCCTCGTCGAGGAAGCGTGGCAGATTGTCAACGACACCTTCCTCGACACCGGTCGCCACCGCTGGTCTCAGGATACGTGGCAG CTGAAGAGAGAAGCTATTTTGAGCAATTCCATTCAGACGAGGTCGAAGGCGCACCAAATCATCAAACGAATGCTCTCCGGTTTGGGCGATCCTTATACGCGCTTTCTCTCCCCTGATGAG TTCTCCAAGATGGCGAGGTATGACATGACTGGAGTTGGAATAAACCTCAAGGAAGTTCCTGATGAAAATGGAAACTTCAGACTGGAAGTACTGGGAATTATACTGGACGGTCCTGCTCATTCTGCTGGTGTTAGACAG GGGGATGAAATTTTGGCTGTCAATAACATGGAGGTAAAGGGAAAATCAGCATTTGAAGTATCATCCCTTTTGCAAGGTCCTAGTGGAACATCTGTGACTATTCAG GTCAAGCATGGCTACTGTGGACCTGTCGAATCAATAGAAGTTCAGCGGCAACTTGTTGCTCGTACACCAGTCTTTTATCGGTTGGAACAATTGGACAATGGTGTTACTCCTGTTGGGTACATACGCCTCAAAGAGTTCAATGCATTGGCCAGAAAAGATTTAGTCATTG CAATGAAGCGACTTCAAGACATGGGTGCTTCATATTTCATATTGGATCTTAGAGACAATCTTGGTGGGCTAGTACAG GCTGGAATTGAAATTGCAAAGCTTTTCTTAAATGAAGGAGATACG GTGATCTACACTGTTGGAAGAGATCCTCAGTTGCAGAAGACTATCGTTTCAGATACTTCACCATTGATTCAGGCTCCTGTTGTT GTTTTAGTAAATGACAAAACTGCCAGCGCAAGTGAAATA GTTGCTTCTGCACTTCATGATAATTGTAGAGCTGTTCTCGTTGGAAAACGGACATATGGCAAG GGTCTAATCCAATCTGTATTTGAGCTTGACGATGGGTCTGGTGTGGTTATCACTGTCGGGAAGTATGTAACACCACATCACAAGGATATAAATGGCAATGGAATAGAGCCTGACTTCCAGAAACTTCCTG CATTGGATGATATCAGCCAACATCTTAAAAAATGCAGTATGCCTCAACAGGGATAA